One Candidatus Zixiibacteriota bacterium genomic window, GCTCGCCACGGCCCTGGTGATCATTGTGATGCTGTTGATCAGTTTCACCATGGAGCAGACCAGTGCCTACTTCGGCATTTTCCTGTACATGGTACTGCCGGCGATCCTGATCTGCGGTCTGATCCTGATTCCAATCGGTATGTTCCGCGAATGGCGCCGCTGGAAACGCGGCGAATCCTCTGAGTTGCCCAGGTGGCCGCTCGTCGATCTCAATAATCCCCGTCACCGCAACGCTACCGCGATCTTCGTCGTCGGCACCGTTCTCTTCTTCGCCATTTCTGCGGTCGGCAGCTACCAGGCTTACCACTATTCCGAGTCGGTCAAGTTCTGCGGCACCACCTGCCATACGGTGATGGAACCGCAATACACGGCTTACCAGGCCTCGCCCCACGCCCGCGTCGCCTGCGTTGAATGCCACGTCGGTACCGGCGCCTCCTGGTACGCCAAGTCCAAGCTCTCCGGCGCCTACCAGGTCTACGCCGTTATGGCAAACGTCTATCCGCGCCCGATCGCCACCCCGATCCGCAACCTGCGCCCGGCACGGGAAACCTGCGAGGAGTGCCATTGGCCGGAAAAGACCTACGGGCAGGAACTGCGCACCTTTACGCACTACATGTACGACGAGGACAACCCCAAATGGTCGATCGATATGCGCATCATCACCGATACCGGTGAACCGCACGCGGGGCAGAAAGCCGGTATCCACTGGCATATCAACCCCGACATCAAGATCGAATACATCGCCCGCGACTACGGCCGCCAGGACATTCCCTGGGTGCGCGTCACCGAAAAATCAACCGGCGCCGTCACCCTGTACGAGGACGAAGCGAATCCGCTCGATCCGGCCGCCCGCGATACCCTGGCGGTGCGCGTGATGGACTGCATCGACTGCCACAACCGCCCCAGCCATATCTATCGCTCGCCCGACTACGCCGTTGACCGCTCACTCCAGGCCGGTTTTATCGATCCAACGCTGCCCGGTATCAAGGCACTTGCGGTCGAAGCCATGGCGGCCGA contains:
- a CDS encoding NapC/NirT family cytochrome c, which encodes MTVPRPRLPRLAYNWISSFGAFIALATALVIIVMLLISFTMEQTSAYFGIFLYMVLPAILICGLILIPIGMFREWRRWKRGESSELPRWPLVDLNNPRHRNATAIFVVGTVLFFAISAVGSYQAYHYSESVKFCGTTCHTVMEPQYTAYQASPHARVACVECHVGTGASWYAKSKLSGAYQVYAVMANVYPRPIATPIRNLRPARETCEECHWPEKTYGQELRTFTHYMYDEDNPKWSIDMRIITDTGEPHAGQKAGIHWHINPDIKIEYIARDYGRQDIPWVRVTEKSTGAVTLYEDEANPLDPAARDTLAVRVMDCIDCHNRPSHIYRSPDYAVDRSLQAGFIDPTLPGIKALAVEAMAAEYDTKDAALSAISTRINDHYKEAGLLDDPARHSAVDSAIVAVQHAFTQNIFPYMKARWDVYPNNIGHFNDIGCMRCHAGNHKSSAGAAITHDCSACHTIVTQGPAGAMERDSTGLGLEFKHPVDIDDAWKETGCYECHAGVQP